A window of the Streptomyces sp. NBC_00454 genome harbors these coding sequences:
- a CDS encoding glutamine synthetase family protein: MVDRKPPLSPEELRALVASGEIDTVVLAFPDMQGRLQGKRFAAQFFLDEVLAHGTEGCNYLLAVDTDMNTVDGYEMSSWDRGYGDFAMHPDLATLRRIPWNPGSAFILADLAWNDGSPVVAAPRQILRRQLERLADHGYTAMVGTELEFMVFQDTYEQAWDANYRGLTPVNQYNIDYSVLGTGRVEPLLRRIRNEMQAAGLVVESAKGECNLGQHEIVFRYDEALKTCDQHAVYKTGAKEIASQEGVSLTFMAKFDEREGNSCHIHLSLNDADGRSAMAGEGPDADAHAGMSPVMRHFLAGQLAALRDFSLLYAPNINSYKRFRPGSFAPTAVAWGVDNRTCALRVVGHGRSMRFENRLPGGDVNPHLAVAGLVAAGIYGIENRLELPEPCAGNAYTADFAHVPTTLREAAELWENSEIAKAAFGPEVVAHYRNMARVELDAYDSAVTDWELRRSFERL; this comes from the coding sequence GTGGTAGACCGCAAGCCGCCGCTGTCGCCCGAAGAGCTCCGTGCTCTCGTCGCCAGCGGTGAGATCGACACAGTGGTCCTGGCCTTCCCCGACATGCAGGGGCGGCTCCAGGGCAAGCGGTTCGCCGCACAGTTCTTCCTCGACGAGGTCCTCGCGCACGGCACCGAGGGCTGCAACTACCTGCTCGCCGTCGACACGGACATGAACACCGTCGACGGCTACGAGATGTCCTCCTGGGACCGGGGCTACGGCGACTTCGCCATGCACCCCGACCTCGCCACCCTGCGCCGGATCCCCTGGAACCCGGGCAGCGCCTTCATCCTGGCCGACCTCGCCTGGAACGACGGCTCGCCCGTGGTCGCCGCGCCCCGCCAGATCCTGCGCCGCCAGCTGGAGCGGCTCGCCGATCACGGCTACACCGCCATGGTGGGCACGGAACTGGAGTTCATGGTCTTCCAGGACACCTACGAACAGGCCTGGGACGCCAACTACCGCGGCCTGACCCCCGTCAACCAGTACAACATCGACTACTCCGTCCTCGGGACCGGCCGCGTCGAACCCCTGCTGCGCCGCATCCGCAACGAGATGCAGGCCGCCGGCCTGGTCGTCGAGTCGGCCAAGGGCGAGTGCAACCTGGGCCAGCACGAGATCGTCTTCCGCTACGACGAGGCGCTGAAGACCTGCGACCAGCACGCCGTCTACAAGACGGGGGCCAAGGAGATCGCCTCCCAGGAGGGCGTCTCGCTCACCTTCATGGCCAAGTTCGACGAGCGCGAAGGCAACTCCTGTCACATCCACCTCTCGCTCAACGATGCCGACGGACGCAGCGCGATGGCCGGTGAGGGCCCCGACGCCGACGCTCACGCCGGTATGTCACCCGTGATGCGGCACTTCCTGGCCGGCCAGCTCGCCGCGCTGCGCGACTTCTCCCTTCTCTACGCCCCCAACATCAACTCGTACAAGCGTTTCCGGCCGGGATCCTTCGCGCCGACCGCCGTCGCCTGGGGCGTGGACAACCGCACCTGCGCGCTGCGCGTCGTAGGCCACGGCCGTTCCATGCGCTTCGAGAACCGCCTCCCCGGCGGCGACGTCAACCCGCACCTCGCCGTCGCGGGCCTGGTCGCGGCCGGGATCTACGGCATCGAGAACCGCCTGGAACTGCCCGAGCCCTGCGCCGGCAACGCCTACACCGCCGACTTCGCACACGTCCCCACCACCTTGCGCGAGGCCGCCGAGCTCTGGGAGAACAGCGAGATCGCCAAGGCCGCCTTCGGCCCCGAAGTCGTCGCCCACTACCGGAACATGGCCCGCGTCGAACTGGACGCGTACGACTCCGCGGTGACCGACTGGGAGCTGCGCCGCTCCTTCGAACGGCTGTAG
- a CDS encoding FadR/GntR family transcriptional regulator yields the protein MTDTASEGDAIARLNPVLRQVRAGNGFEEALEQILQVVRLGLVPGGERLPPERELAERMGISRVTLREVLKVLQDQGLVEARRGRYGGTFVLHRPDTPAGGAEEELRRRVAGVDIEDVLRFREVLEVGAAGLCASQGLSEKDADRLLAALTATHDAPLPDYRRQDTLFHLTLCELAGSATLTAQYAAVRATVNDLLDCIPLLVRNLEHSQQQHSVLVEAVLERDADAAREVMREHCCGTAALLRGFLT from the coding sequence ATGACCGATACGGCCAGCGAAGGCGACGCGATCGCGCGGCTCAATCCGGTACTGCGACAGGTGCGGGCGGGCAACGGTTTCGAGGAGGCGCTGGAGCAGATCCTCCAGGTGGTCCGGCTCGGACTGGTGCCCGGCGGGGAACGGCTTCCGCCCGAGCGCGAGTTGGCCGAGCGGATGGGGATCAGCCGGGTCACGCTCCGCGAGGTGCTGAAGGTACTCCAGGACCAGGGCCTGGTGGAGGCCCGGCGCGGGCGCTATGGCGGAACGTTTGTCCTGCACCGCCCCGACACCCCGGCCGGGGGCGCCGAGGAGGAGCTGCGGCGCCGGGTCGCCGGCGTGGACATCGAGGACGTGCTGCGCTTCCGCGAGGTCCTGGAGGTCGGCGCGGCCGGACTGTGCGCCTCCCAGGGGCTGTCGGAGAAGGACGCCGACCGGCTGCTCGCCGCACTGACCGCCACCCACGACGCCCCGCTGCCCGACTACCGCCGCCAGGACACGCTCTTCCACCTCACCCTGTGCGAACTGGCCGGATCCGCCACCCTGACAGCCCAGTACGCGGCCGTCCGGGCGACCGTGAACGACCTGCTCGACTGCATCCCGCTGCTGGTGCGCAACCTGGAGCACTCCCAGCAGCAGCACAGCGTGCTGGTGGAGGCGGTGCTGGAGCGGGACGCGGACGCGGCGCGCGAGGTGATGCGCGAGCACTGCTGTGGCACGGCGGCGCTGCTGCGGGGGTTCCTGACCTGA
- the eat gene encoding ethanolamine permease, with translation MADDTGARLAAVPEPTTSLEKAVPGNGDGGGDSASDGYLERRTLRRGSAGWLLLTGLGVAYVVSGDFSGWNLGLAQGGFGGLAIATVVMGVMYACLVYSLAELSAILPTAGGGYGFARRALGTWGGFLTGTAILIEYILAPAAIAIFIGGYIKSLHLFGLTSGWPVYLACFVIFIGIHLWGVGEALSFSLVVTAIAVIALIVFAVGAFTQFDPANLDNIAVDTTAAGASSWLPMGFLGIWAAFPFGMWFFLGVEGVPLAAEEAKDPVRSVPRALSISMGVLVLLALITFLAATGAHGADAIKAADNPLVVALEGDPGLSWLKTFVNYAGLAGLVASFFSLIYAGSRQLFALSRAGYLPRFLSLTSKRKAPYLGLLIPGAIGFALAAATGDGQLMLDIAVFGATISYALMALSHIVLRRREPGLERPYRTPGGIATSSVAFVLALSALVATFLVDKDAAFIALAVYAVALAYFAFYSRHHLVASAPEEEFAALAEAEAELSRD, from the coding sequence ATGGCCGACGACACCGGCGCACGGCTGGCAGCCGTGCCCGAACCCACCACCTCCCTCGAGAAGGCCGTCCCCGGGAACGGCGACGGCGGCGGCGACAGCGCCAGCGACGGCTACCTGGAACGCCGCACCCTGCGCCGCGGCAGCGCCGGCTGGCTGCTGCTCACCGGTCTCGGCGTCGCGTACGTCGTCTCCGGCGACTTCTCCGGCTGGAACCTGGGCCTCGCCCAGGGCGGTTTCGGTGGCCTCGCCATCGCCACCGTCGTGATGGGCGTGATGTACGCCTGCCTGGTCTACTCCCTGGCCGAACTGTCGGCCATCCTGCCCACCGCCGGCGGCGGTTACGGTTTCGCCCGCCGGGCGCTCGGCACCTGGGGCGGCTTCCTCACCGGCACCGCGATCCTCATCGAGTACATCCTCGCCCCGGCGGCCATCGCAATCTTCATCGGCGGCTACATCAAATCCCTCCACCTCTTCGGCCTCACCTCGGGCTGGCCGGTCTACCTCGCCTGCTTCGTCATCTTCATCGGGATCCACCTGTGGGGCGTCGGCGAGGCCCTGAGCTTCTCGCTCGTCGTCACCGCCATAGCCGTGATCGCCCTGATCGTCTTCGCCGTCGGCGCCTTCACCCAGTTCGACCCGGCGAACCTCGACAACATCGCCGTCGACACCACCGCCGCCGGCGCCAGCTCCTGGCTGCCCATGGGCTTCCTCGGCATCTGGGCCGCCTTCCCCTTCGGCATGTGGTTCTTCCTCGGCGTCGAGGGCGTGCCACTGGCCGCCGAGGAGGCCAAGGACCCGGTCCGCTCCGTACCGCGCGCCTTGTCGATCTCCATGGGTGTCCTGGTCCTGCTCGCCCTGATCACCTTCCTCGCCGCCACCGGCGCACACGGAGCCGACGCCATCAAGGCCGCGGACAACCCGCTGGTCGTCGCCCTGGAGGGCGACCCCGGCCTCTCCTGGCTGAAGACCTTCGTCAACTACGCGGGCCTGGCCGGGCTCGTGGCCTCCTTCTTCTCCCTCATCTACGCCGGCTCCCGCCAGCTGTTCGCCCTCTCCCGGGCCGGCTACCTCCCCCGCTTCCTGTCCCTGACCTCGAAGCGCAAGGCCCCGTACCTGGGCCTGCTCATCCCCGGAGCCATCGGCTTCGCGCTGGCCGCCGCCACCGGCGACGGCCAGCTCATGCTGGACATCGCGGTCTTCGGCGCGACCATCTCCTACGCCCTGATGGCCCTCTCCCACATCGTGCTGCGGCGCCGCGAGCCCGGCCTGGAGCGCCCGTACCGCACGCCGGGCGGCATCGCGACCTCCTCGGTGGCCTTCGTCCTCGCCCTCTCGGCCCTGGTCGCCACCTTCCTGGTGGACAAGGACGCGGCATTCATCGCGCTGGCCGTGTACGCCGTCGCCCTCGCCTACTTCGCGTTCTACAGTCGGCACCACCTGGTGGCCTCCGCGCCGGAGGAGGAGTTCGCGGCGCTGGCGGAAGCCGAGGCCGAGCTGTCCCGCGACTGA
- a CDS encoding gamma-glutamyl-gamma-aminobutyrate hydrolase family protein encodes MPRPLIGITTYIEASTRYGVWDVPTALVPTGYYELVQASGGTAVLLPPDDPQAAPEVLNRLDGLVVAGGPDVDPVRYGAARDPRTGPAATQRDDWELALITAALSARTPLLGICRGMQALNVALGGTLIQHIDGHVAGEGIVSWHPVRPVPGTRYAALVPEESEVPTYHHQAVDRLGTGLIASSHAVDGTIESIELSDPSQWTLGVQWHPERDKDTRVMSALITAASCKSSPARGPLPAVAGGV; translated from the coding sequence GTGCCCAGGCCGCTCATCGGCATCACCACCTACATCGAGGCATCCACCCGCTACGGGGTGTGGGACGTCCCCACGGCCCTCGTCCCCACCGGGTACTACGAGCTCGTCCAGGCCTCCGGCGGCACGGCCGTGCTGCTCCCGCCGGACGATCCGCAGGCGGCCCCGGAGGTGCTGAACCGACTGGACGGCCTGGTCGTCGCGGGCGGCCCGGACGTGGACCCGGTCCGCTACGGGGCCGCGCGCGATCCCCGTACCGGCCCGGCGGCCACCCAGCGCGACGACTGGGAGCTGGCCCTGATCACCGCGGCGCTCTCCGCCCGCACCCCCCTGCTCGGGATCTGCCGGGGCATGCAGGCACTGAACGTGGCCCTGGGCGGGACGCTGATCCAGCACATCGACGGACACGTCGCGGGCGAGGGGATCGTCTCCTGGCACCCGGTCCGCCCGGTCCCGGGCACCCGGTACGCGGCCCTGGTCCCGGAGGAGTCGGAGGTCCCGACCTACCACCACCAGGCCGTGGACCGCCTGGGCACCGGCCTGATCGCCTCGTCCCACGCGGTGGACGGCACGATCGAGTCCATCGAACTCTCCGACCCCTCCCAGTGGACCCTGGGCGTCCAGTGGCACCCGGAACGCGACAAGGACACCCGCGTGATGTCCGCCCTGATTACCGCGGCATCCTGCAAATCCAGCCCCGCCCGGGGGCCCCTCCCAGCGGTGGCTGGGGGAGTTTGA
- a CDS encoding LysR family transcriptional regulator produces MGNEQWAEARIPLAHRVPDLGAMELLLAVARVGSLSGAARRLGITQPAASSRIRAMETRLGVALVDRSPRGSTLTAEGALVTDWARRVVEAAEAFDAGAEALRGRRDSRLRVAASMTIAEYLLPGWLIALRGQRPGTAVSLHAGNSAVVAERVLAHEADLGFVEGLSVPEGLDAVVIAQDRLVVAVAPGHPWARRSKGVEAAELAATPLILREWGSGTRQVLGAALAGCGGLAEPLLELASTTAVKAAALSGAGPCVLSELAVGDELAARRLVSVPVLGAPLDRALRAVWPTGSRPAGPARDLLSLTRAR; encoded by the coding sequence ATGGGTAATGAGCAGTGGGCCGAAGCACGTATACCGCTGGCGCACCGGGTCCCGGACCTGGGCGCCATGGAACTGCTGCTGGCCGTGGCCCGGGTCGGCAGCCTGAGCGGGGCCGCCCGGCGGCTCGGGATCACCCAGCCCGCCGCCAGCAGCCGGATCCGGGCGATGGAGACCCGGCTCGGAGTGGCGCTCGTGGACCGCTCCCCGCGGGGATCGACCCTGACGGCGGAAGGCGCGCTGGTCACGGACTGGGCGCGGCGCGTGGTGGAGGCGGCCGAAGCCTTCGACGCGGGCGCCGAGGCGCTACGGGGCCGTCGCGACTCCCGGCTGCGGGTGGCGGCCAGCATGACCATCGCCGAGTACCTGCTGCCCGGCTGGCTCATCGCCCTGCGCGGGCAGCGCCCCGGAACGGCGGTGTCCCTGCACGCGGGGAACTCGGCGGTCGTCGCCGAGCGGGTCCTGGCGCACGAGGCGGACCTCGGCTTCGTGGAGGGGCTCAGCGTGCCGGAGGGGCTCGACGCGGTGGTGATCGCGCAGGACCGCCTCGTGGTGGCGGTGGCTCCGGGGCACCCGTGGGCGCGGCGTTCGAAGGGGGTGGAGGCGGCGGAGCTGGCGGCGACCCCGCTGATCCTGCGGGAGTGGGGCTCGGGAACCCGGCAGGTCCTGGGCGCGGCACTGGCCGGCTGCGGGGGGCTGGCGGAGCCGCTGCTCGAACTGGCCTCCACCACTGCGGTGAAGGCGGCGGCGCTGAGCGGAGCCGGGCCGTGCGTGCTGTCGGAGCTGGCGGTCGGCGACGAGCTGGCGGCCCGCCGCCTGGTGTCCGTCCCGGTCCTCGGTGCCCCGCTGGACCGCGCGCTGCGCGCGGTCTGGCCCACGGGCTCCCGCCCGGCGGGCCCGGCGCGTGACCTGCTGTCGCTGACCCGGGCCCGCTGA
- a CDS encoding TDT family transporter: MATTLVRPRPATPGIARPHKAPALRHLGPNWYASVMGTAIIANAGATLPYQLPGQRVLCQIFWVLAATALAVLLTARAGHWLHHRDQARTHLLDPTVAPFYGCLSMALLAVGGGTLIVGKDLIGLPAAVAVDTVLFTAGTAIGLLAAAGIPYLMVVRHKVEAHQATPVWLLPVVAPMVSAALGPLLIPHLAAGQAREAMLLACYAMFGISLLATLLMLPLVFGRLIVSGPLPLALTPTLFLVLGPLGQSTTAVNSLADMAPQSISAPYSGAFGAFAVVYGVPVMGFALLWLALAAAMLVRAARGGMGFAMTWWALTFPVGTCVTGAAGLARHTGLAAFDWLAAALFLALVTAWLAAAANTLRGLYTGRLLAAPR; encoded by the coding sequence ATGGCCACCACCCTCGTACGTCCCCGTCCCGCCACCCCTGGGATCGCCCGGCCCCACAAGGCCCCCGCACTGCGCCACCTCGGCCCCAACTGGTACGCCTCCGTCATGGGCACGGCGATCATCGCCAACGCCGGGGCGACCCTCCCCTACCAGCTCCCCGGCCAGCGCGTCCTCTGCCAGATCTTCTGGGTGCTGGCCGCCACCGCCCTCGCCGTACTGCTGACCGCCCGCGCCGGGCACTGGCTCCACCACCGCGACCAGGCCCGCACCCACCTCCTGGACCCCACGGTGGCCCCCTTCTACGGCTGCCTCTCGATGGCCCTGCTGGCCGTCGGCGGCGGCACCCTCATCGTCGGCAAGGACCTCATCGGGCTCCCCGCCGCCGTCGCCGTCGACACCGTCCTGTTCACCGCCGGCACCGCGATCGGCCTGCTGGCCGCCGCCGGCATCCCCTACCTGATGGTGGTCCGCCACAAGGTCGAAGCCCACCAGGCCACCCCCGTCTGGCTGCTCCCCGTGGTCGCCCCCATGGTCTCCGCCGCGCTCGGCCCCCTGCTGATCCCCCACCTGGCCGCCGGGCAGGCCCGCGAGGCCATGCTGCTCGCCTGCTACGCCATGTTCGGGATCAGCCTGCTCGCCACCCTGCTGATGCTCCCCCTGGTGTTCGGCCGACTGATCGTGAGCGGCCCCCTGCCCCTGGCGCTCACCCCCACCCTGTTCCTGGTCCTGGGCCCCCTCGGCCAGTCCACCACCGCCGTGAACTCCCTCGCCGACATGGCCCCCCAGTCGATATCCGCCCCCTACTCCGGGGCCTTCGGGGCCTTCGCCGTGGTCTACGGGGTCCCCGTGATGGGATTCGCCCTGCTGTGGCTGGCGCTGGCCGCCGCGATGCTGGTGCGGGCCGCGCGGGGCGGCATGGGGTTCGCCATGACCTGGTGGGCGCTGACCTTCCCCGTCGGCACCTGCGTCACCGGCGCCGCCGGGCTCGCCCGCCACACCGGCCTCGCCGCCTTCGACTGGCTGGCCGCCGCCCTGTTCCTGGCCCTGGTCACCGCCTGGCTGGCGGCCGCCGCGAACACCCTGCGCGGCCTGTACACCGGCCGGCTGCTGGCCGCGCCCCGCTAG
- a CDS encoding helical backbone metal receptor has translation MRVVSLVPSLTEAVAVSAPGALVGVTDWCTHPAPAELGDVARVGGTKNPDVRRIAELRPDLVIANEEENRAPDLAELRAAGLRVLVTEVRDLPQALSELERLLVGAMGLERPGWLSDAEAAWARVAPAGEPRLAFVPIWRRPWMVLGRDTFAGDLLARLGVRNAYAGHAERYPRIPAAELAAAGCDLVVLPDEPYRFTAGDGPEAFPGLPAALLSGRHLTWYGPSLAEAPAVLAAALRAAGVA, from the coding sequence ATGCGGGTGGTCTCGCTCGTGCCGTCCCTGACCGAGGCGGTCGCGGTCAGCGCGCCCGGGGCACTGGTCGGCGTGACCGACTGGTGCACCCACCCGGCCCCCGCCGAGCTGGGGGACGTGGCGCGCGTCGGCGGGACGAAGAACCCGGACGTGCGCAGGATCGCGGAGCTGCGCCCGGACCTGGTGATCGCCAACGAGGAGGAGAACCGGGCCCCCGACCTCGCGGAGCTGCGGGCGGCCGGGCTCCGGGTGCTGGTCACCGAGGTACGGGACCTCCCGCAGGCGCTGAGCGAGCTGGAGCGGCTGCTGGTGGGGGCCATGGGGCTCGAGCGGCCCGGGTGGCTGTCCGACGCCGAGGCCGCGTGGGCCCGGGTGGCCCCGGCCGGGGAGCCGCGCCTGGCCTTCGTGCCGATCTGGCGCAGGCCCTGGATGGTGCTGGGCCGGGACACCTTCGCGGGGGACCTGCTGGCCCGCCTGGGGGTGCGCAACGCCTACGCCGGGCACGCGGAGCGCTACCCGAGGATCCCGGCGGCCGAGCTGGCCGCGGCGGGCTGTGATCTCGTGGTGCTCCCGGACGAGCCGTACCGCTTCACGGCCGGGGACGGGCCCGAGGCCTTCCCCGGTCTGCCCGCCGCGCTCCTCAGCGGACGCCACCTGACCTGGTACGGGCCCTCGCTGGCCGAGGCTCCGGCCGTGCTGGCGGCGGCCCTGCGCGCGGCGGGCGTTGCCTGA
- a CDS encoding helix-turn-helix domain-containing protein — protein MGVAVRKRRRALSLTLAAVSARSGLSVPFLSQIENERARPSMRSLERVADALETTAVELLAASDTARTVDLVRAGDDSGLTPVPGVRPLVRGHHQLHALEFTGDQDAGREYQHRNDELMYVVSGACQVEAEGRAYRLENGDALFLSGGVRHRWRAVTEDTRILIVAVGDHIHATSEPPSPGH, from the coding sequence GTGGGCGTGGCCGTGCGCAAGCGCCGCCGGGCCCTGAGTCTCACCCTCGCCGCGGTGTCGGCCCGCAGCGGCCTCTCGGTTCCCTTCCTGAGCCAGATAGAGAACGAACGGGCCCGGCCCAGCATGCGGTCCCTGGAGCGGGTCGCCGACGCGCTGGAGACCACGGCCGTGGAACTGCTGGCCGCCTCGGACACCGCGCGCACCGTGGACCTCGTACGGGCCGGTGACGATTCGGGGCTCACCCCCGTTCCCGGCGTACGGCCCCTCGTGCGCGGGCACCACCAGCTGCACGCACTGGAGTTCACCGGGGACCAGGACGCCGGCCGCGAGTACCAGCACCGCAACGACGAGCTGATGTACGTGGTCTCGGGCGCCTGCCAGGTGGAGGCCGAGGGGCGGGCGTACCGCCTGGAGAACGGCGACGCGCTGTTCCTGTCCGGTGGCGTACGGCACCGCTGGCGGGCCGTCACCGAGGACACCCGGATCCTGATCGTCGCGGTCGGCGACCACATCCACGCCACCTCCGAACCGCCCTCGCCCGGACACTGA
- a CDS encoding 5'-3' exonuclease H3TH domain-containing protein — translation MLLDTASLYYRAYFGVPDSVKAPDGTPVNAVRGLLDFIGRLVQDHRPDDLVACMDADWRPHWRVELIPSYKAHRVAEETETGPDLEETPDTLAPQVPIIEAALDAFGIARVGVAGYEADDVIGTLTTRATGPVDIVTGDRDLYQLVDDAKERRVLYPLKGVGTLQVTDEAWLREKYGVDGPGYANLALLRGDPSDGLPGVPGVGEKTAAKLLDAYGDLAGIIAAIGDPKSKLTPTQRKRLDESRPYLAVAPKVVQVARDVQLPAFDPALPAVPAHPDVLGALGHRWGLGGAIERLSSALRR, via the coding sequence ATGCTCCTGGACACCGCCTCCCTCTACTACCGCGCGTACTTCGGCGTGCCGGATTCCGTGAAAGCCCCCGACGGCACTCCGGTCAACGCCGTGCGCGGCCTGCTCGACTTCATCGGCCGCCTCGTGCAGGACCACCGGCCCGACGACCTGGTCGCCTGCATGGACGCCGACTGGCGGCCGCACTGGCGGGTGGAGCTGATCCCCTCCTACAAGGCCCACCGGGTCGCCGAGGAGACCGAGACGGGCCCGGACCTCGAGGAGACCCCGGACACCCTCGCCCCGCAGGTACCGATCATCGAGGCCGCCCTGGACGCCTTCGGGATCGCCCGGGTGGGCGTCGCCGGCTACGAGGCGGACGATGTGATCGGCACCCTCACCACCCGCGCCACTGGCCCGGTGGACATCGTCACGGGCGACCGCGACCTGTACCAGCTGGTCGACGACGCGAAGGAGCGGCGCGTCCTGTACCCGCTGAAGGGGGTCGGCACCCTCCAGGTGACCGACGAAGCCTGGCTGCGCGAGAAGTACGGGGTCGACGGCCCCGGCTACGCGAACCTGGCGCTGCTGCGCGGCGACCCGAGCGACGGCCTGCCGGGCGTGCCCGGAGTCGGCGAGAAGACCGCGGCGAAGCTGCTGGACGCCTACGGGGACCTGGCCGGAATCATCGCCGCGATCGGGGATCCGAAGTCGAAGCTGACCCCCACCCAGCGCAAGCGGCTGGACGAGTCCCGGCCCTATCTGGCGGTGGCCCCCAAGGTGGTCCAGGTGGCCCGGGACGTTCAACTGCCCGCCTTCGATCCGGCCCTCCCGGCCGTGCCCGCCCACCCCGACGTGCTCGGCGCCTTGGGCCACCGGTGGGGTCTGGGTGGAGCAATTGAACGCCTGAGCAGCGCGCTGCGCCGATGA